The following are encoded in a window of Gossypium raimondii isolate GPD5lz chromosome 13, ASM2569854v1, whole genome shotgun sequence genomic DNA:
- the LOC105782002 gene encoding protein PELPK1, translating to MGYFNCFALGFFMALSFASIDVGVAARHLQQLPPMPTLPTTTLPLFPSIPNLPQPSIPSFPRPGALPPLPTTLPSVPRATLPPLPSMPSVPTIPTTIPSIPFFSPPPSP from the coding sequence ATGGGTTATTTCAATTGCTTTGCTTTGGGATTCTTCATGGCTTTGTCGTTTGCAAGCATTGATGTTGGGGTTGCAGCTCGTCACCTTCAGCAACTACCTCCAATGCCAACATTGCCTACAACCACACTCCCACTATTCCCATCTATCCCTAATCTCCCACAGCCATCCATACCATCTTTCCCAAGGCCTGGGGCGCTTCCTCCACTTCCTACAACATTGCCAAGTGTTCCAAGGGCCACACTGCCTCCTCTGCCAAGCATGCCTTCAGTCCCTACAATCCCAACTACAATTCCCTCtattcctttcttttctccacCACCTTCTCCTTAA